The genomic DNA ATGACGCTGAGCGGGAGCTGAGGCGGGCGGAGACTCGGGAGACGCGCACCGGGGCGCGGCGCGTCAACAATCCGCGCGGATCGTCGGGGCCATTCCGCGAGCAGCGGTCGACTCGACCGCGGTCCTTCGCGGATGTTCCTGAATGCGGCGCCCCCGTGACCCACGTGCTCGCTCTGATCTGTTGCCAGTGCGCCCGGTCTGGATCCGCTTTTCGCTTGACAGCGTTTTCGGGTGCGTGTGGCGTGCTGCGGCGAATGCCGATCGAATGCCACCGCAGCGCGCGCGTGGGGCGCGTGGGCCGCGCGAAATGAGCGGGCGGCGAATTTTCTCGTCTCGCGCCGCGTTCGGCTCGCTGCGCCGATCCTGCGGCGCCGAAAACGCGCGTGATAGAAAGAGCATGTTCACGATGCCCCCTCGACACACGCCCCCGTCGAGGTTGCCATGTCGCGCTACTTGCTGGAAAGAGTTTCCGACGGATCGGTACTCCACAATGTCGACTCGCTGATCGCTCGCGATCGTGCCACCACCGCCGAGCTGCTCGCGCATCTGGCGGCAGTCGATGAACGAAAGCTCTACGCTCCGGCCGGCTTTCCCTCCATGCATGCCTGGTGCGCCGCCCGTTTCGATCTCGACGACCAGTCGATCGACCGCCGGCTCCGCGCGGCGAGGACGGCCCGAAGACTTCCGGTGCTCTTCGAGGCTCTGGCCGACGGACGGCTGACACTGTCGGGCATCCTGATTCTCGCGCCTCATCTGGACGGGGGGACAGTGGGCGAATGGCTCGCCGCCGCCGCGCACAAGACCAATGCCGAAATCCGCCAGATGATCGCGGATCGATTCCCGAAGCTGGATGTCCCCGAGCGGGTCGAGCCGGCTCTTGCCCACGGGTCAGCCGGGGCGGGTTCCGTAACCGGCGGACAACTATCTCCAGAGATAGTTCCCCCCGAGGCGCGGGTCACTCCGCTCGGCGCGGGGCGGGTGGACATCGAGGTGATGATCCCGCAGAGCACGTTCGAAAAACTGCGCCATGCCCAGGACTTGCTGGGCCGTGGGGGCCACGCGGGCGAGATCGCTCGGGTGCTCGACCGAGCGCTGGACTCGCTGATCGCCGAGCTCGAGAAGAAGAAGTACGGACGGGGCGCGAAGCGGCGACAGAACTCACCCTCTGAGACCGCCGCGCCACGCCACATTCCGGCGGATGTCAGGTGGGCGGTGCGCGAGCGCGACGGCGGCCGGTGCGTGTTCGTGAGCGAGGATGGAAGGCGTTGCGAGGCGCGAAAGGACCTGGAGTACGACCACGTGGTGCCGGCGGCCAAGGGCGGCGCGTCCACGGTCGACAACCTGCGGCTGCTCTGCCGCACCCACAACCAGCTCGAGGCCGAGCGGGCCTTCGGCGCCGGGTTCATGAAGGAGAGGCGCGCGGCCGCTACCAGGGCGCTCGTGGTGGCCTCGCCCCCCGCCACACCCTTCGATGGTGATGTGGTACGGGCCCTTCGGCGG from Candidatus Sulfotelmatobacter sp. includes the following:
- a CDS encoding HNH endonuclease signature motif containing protein; its protein translation is MLFEALADGRLTLSGILILAPHLDGGTVGEWLAAAAHKTNAEIRQMIADRFPKLDVPERVEPALAHGSAGAGSVTGGQLSPEIVPPEARVTPLGAGRVDIEVMIPQSTFEKLRHAQDLLGRGGHAGEIARVLDRALDSLIAELEKKKYGRGAKRRQNSPSETAAPRHIPADVRWAVRERDGGRCVFVSEDGRRCEARKDLEYDHVVPAAKGGASTVDNLRLLCRTHNQLEAERAFGAGFMKERRAAATRALVVASPPATPFDGDVVRALRRLGIRAEEAEEAAASGGAAFEEPLEERVRAALKWYGGGRRNSAETPDPIAKAG